One genomic segment of Pedosphaera parvula Ellin514 includes these proteins:
- a CDS encoding HEAT repeat domain-containing protein yields the protein FDQVRLKALCELTPTNTPETSVPLLIQGLADPSPMNRSIVASKLCKFGTNALPAVPALVPLAAMSATNPGYGPARHALIVLDRATAAKVLTNGPWTYERFTNRMGMMKNRRLQEFKKSVSRGSVDGSQTN from the coding sequence GATTTGACCAGGTGCGCTTGAAGGCACTTTGCGAACTTACACCCACCAACACGCCGGAAACGTCAGTGCCCCTTTTGATACAAGGGCTGGCCGATCCGTCGCCGATGAACCGGAGTATCGTTGCCTCCAAGCTTTGCAAATTTGGAACGAATGCGTTGCCGGCCGTTCCCGCTCTGGTGCCTTTGGCTGCGATGAGTGCGACGAACCCCGGTTATGGTCCCGCAAGACACGCGTTAATTGTGCTGGACCGGGCCACTGCGGCCAAGGTGCTGACGAATGGACCTTGGACGTATGAACGGTTTACCAATCGGATGGGCATGATGAAAAATCGGAGACTGCAGGAATTTAAGAAAAGTGTTTCTCGAGGTTCGGTGGATGGGAGTCAGACGAACTGA